CTGACGGAGGTGCTTGCGAACGTCGGCATGCAGATGCAGATCATCAAGGACGAGCTGCTGGAGATCAAGGAGAAGTACGGCGACGAACGCCGCTCGGAGATCGTCTACGCTTCGGAGGAGTTCAATCCCGAGGATTTCTATGCCGACGACGACATGGTGATCACCATTTCGCACATGGGCTACATCAAGCGCACGCCGCTGGCCGAATACCGCACGCAGAACCGCGGCGGCGTGGGGGCCAAGGGCAGCGCCACGCGCGACGAGGACTTCATCGAGCACATCTACGTGGCTTCGATGCACAACACGATGCTCTTCTTCACCGAAAAGGGCCGATGCTTCTGGCTCAAGGTCTACGAGATTCCGGAAGGCGCCCGTTCGTCGAAGGGCCGCGCCATCCAGAACGTCATCCAGATCGAGCCGGACGACAAGGTCCGCGCTTACATCAACGTCAAGAGCCTGGCCGATGCGGAGTACGTGAACAACAACTACATCATCATGTGCACCAAGGACGGCACGATCAAGAAGACCAAACTGGAGGCCTACTCGCGTCCGCGCCAGAACGGCGTGAACGCCATCGTCATCCGCGAGGGCGACCAGCTGATCGAGGCCAAGCTCACCAGCGGCAACGCCGAGGTGATGATCGCCGCCCGCGACGGCAAGGCCATCCGTTTCAACGAATCGACGGTGCGTCCGATCGGGCGTGTCGGCGCCGGAGTGCGCGGCATCTCGATCGAGGACGGGGACGAGGTGGTCGGCATGATCTGCGTGGAACCCGATTCGAAGCAGGACGTGCTGGTATTGAGCGAGAACGGCTACGGCAAGCGTACCGATCTGGACGAATACCGCATCACCAACCGCGGCGGAAAGGGCGTGAAGACCATCAACATTACGGAAAAGACAGGCAAACTAATTTCGATACAGGCCGTTACCGACGACAACGACCTGATGATCATCAACCGTTCGGGACTCACCATACGCACCGCTGTCAGCCAGATCCGCCTCGCGGGCCGCGCTACGCAGGGCGTGCGTATCATCAACCTCCGCGAGGGCGACGCCATTGCTTCGGTGATGGCCGTGCCGGCTGCCGGGGAAGAGGAGGAAGTGCAGCCCGCGGAAGGCGTTGAGACCGGAGGCGAAACCCCCGGAGCCGCCCCCGCGGAGGAATAAGAAAAAGAAACAACAAAAACTTTAAAATTTCAGTTTACCATGAAGAAAACGATTTTGACGGCTCTTGCGGCGCTGCTCGTGGCAGTTCCCGCCGTGAAAGCCCAGAAAGTGAACAAGGAAGCCCTTCTCGCCAAGATCGAAAAGAGCGACGCCGACATCGCCAACGAGAAGAAGGCGGCGAAGGCCGCGACGTGGCTCGCCCGCGGCAAGGCTTTCTACGAGGTGGCCGTGGAGCCTACGAAGAGCATCTTCGCCAACATGGAACCGACGATGCTGAAACTGGCTGTCGGCGAACCCAAGTCGACGACGAAGGAGACGCTCAACGGCACGGAGTACGACGCATGGGTGTATCCCTATTTCACGGCTTACGTCAAGGACAACAAGGTCGTGACGTGGAAGCAGAGCAAATGGGTGCTGAAAGACGCTCCCAAGAAGGCCATCGAGGCTTACAACAAGGCTTATGAACTCGATCCCAAGACGGCCGAGAAGGTCAAGGAGGGTCTGAAGCAGGTCAGCGACTTCTGCTCGCAGGTGGGCAACGTCGGCATCGACTCGGGCAACTACGTCGAGGCCGCAGACGCTTACGTGACGGCTTTCGAGGCGCAGTCCAGCCCGGCTTACGAGAAGGCCGACCCCGCGCTGCTCTACTATGCGGGCTACCTGCTGACCGTCGACGGCTCGAACAACCCCAAGTCGTTCGCCAAGGGCGGCGAGTACCTGACCAAGGCCATCGACCTGGGCTATGCCGACGAGGAGGGTAATATCTATTACTACCTCTTCCACTGCCTCTACGGACAGAAGGACCTCGACAAGGGAAATATTATGAAAGCGAAGGACGTGCTGCTGACGGGTATCGGGAAGTTCCCGAAGAACGAGCGCATTCTCGACGGCCTGATGCAGCTTTACACCGCAGAGCAGGGCGTGGGCGACCCCGCCGACCTGATCGCGCTGATCGACAAGGCCATCGAGGACAACCCGTCGAACGTGGACCTCTGGTTCGGCCGCGGCCGTATCTTCTACGCGCTGAAGGACTACGATCAGAGCATCGAATCGTTCAAGAAGGTCGTGGAGCTGAAGCCCGACCTGTTCGAGGGCAACTACTACCTGGGTGTGTTCTATACGATCAAGGGCGACGCGCTCAACAAGGAGATGAACGAGAAGCAGTACAGCAGCCAGGCGGTTTACGACGCCGATCTGAAAGTCGTCAACGATGTCTACAAGGAGGCTGTGCCCTGGTTCGAGAAGGCGCACCAGATCAAACCCGACGATGTCGATACGCTGGAGTTCCTCAAATCCATCTGCTTCCGTCTGCGCGACGAGGCCGGCATCATGGAGAAGTACAACACCTACAATGCCCTTTACAAGCAGGTGAAAGGCATCGAATAGCCGCTTGACGTGCGGGATTCAGCGGCGATGGTTCGCCGGTCCCGCTCTTTGAACGGAGTTGCGCTGCCGCCCGTTCGGCAGGCGTTATGAAAAAAGCCCGGCTGGAAAGCCGGGCTTTTTTGCATATGGAGGGGGGGGGTAAATGGCATTATGAAAACGCCCCGCACCCTGAATCCCGCCTTTTGGCCGTGCGGGCGCGGAGCCGAGGAGCAGCGTTCCGGTAAACCGGCCGCACCCTGAATCCGGCGTCTTACGCCGGTTAGCGGGCGATGCGGCCCGAGACGGAGCCGCGGGCCAGCTGTTCGACCTCTGCGGCCGTGAATTGGTTGTAGTCGCCCGGCACGGTGTTTTTCAACGCGCAGGCCGCGGTTCCGAAGTCCAGCGCAAACTGGGCGTCGTGGGGATGCGCGGCCATTCCGTAGAGCAATCCGCCCACGAAGGCGTCGCCCACGCCGACGCAGTCGACCACGGGGTCGATGTCGTAAACCCGCGTGGAGTGCAGACGTCCGCCCGTGTAGAGCGTTCCCGAGATCAGGTGGTGGTTGGCGCTCAATACGCTGCGCAGTCCGAAGACGATGCTCCGGCAGCGGGGGAAGCGCGCCGCAACCTCCGCCGAGGCCCGTTCGTAACCCGCCGTATCGGGACGGTAGGCGGTGTCGCGGGCCGCAAACTGCGGCAGCTGCATGCCGAGCACCTTTTCGTATTCGTCGTCCGTGCCGAAGAAGGCGTCGCACTGCTCCATCAGCGGCGGGAGCACCTCCTGCGGCTCCTTGCCGTATTTCCAGAGGTTCTTGCGGTAGTTGATGTCGCACGAGACGGTCAGTCCCGCCGCGTGCGCCGCCGCAATCGCCTCGGCGCACACGGCCGCCGTGCCGGCGCTCACCGCGGCCGAAATCCCCGACCAGTGGAACCACGAGGCGCCGCGGAAGATTCCGTCCCAGTCGATCATCCCCGGTTGCAGGGTGTCGAAGGCCGAGTCGGCGCGGTCGTATACGACGTGCGACGAGCGCATCGCGGCGGCCTCCTCCATGTAGTAAATCCCGAGCCGCTTGCCGCCGCGCAGGATGGCGTCCGTCCGTACGCCGTAGCGGCGCAGGTCGTCGATGCAGGCGTCGGCCACCCGGTTGTCCGGCAGGCGGGTGACGAATTCGCTTTGCAGGCCGTAGTTGGCCAGCGATACGGCGACGTTGGCCTCGCTTCCGCCGTAGCTGGCGCGGAAGAGGTTCGTCTGGTTGAAACGCAGGTAGTCGGGCGGCGTGAGACGCAGCATGATCTCCCCGAAGGTAACGATCTTTTGTCTGTCCATGATTTTTGTGAAATAGGAGTTACAAATATACATAAAAAGCCGGACAATCGCAAGCCGGATTGCGCCCGCTTCGGGAAAGGGTTCCGACAGAGAAAGGCCCGGTCGTCGGACCGGGCCTTTCGGAAAAAGCAGGATGATATGCCTGCCCTTTTTGGGATGGATTTTTAGTTGAGGACCGTCACTTTGAGCGGCGTCACGGCGGCGGCCTGCGCCTGCCCGATCTCTTCGATCCACTCCTTCATGTCCTCCACGCCGCCCTGGCTCCAGCCCGAACCGGCGTAGTAGGTCAGCGTCCGGCCGGGTTTCACGGCCTTGACGGCTACGGCGTGGCCCAGCGTGTCCGTAAGCATCTCGGCTCCCGGCAGGATCACGCCCAGGTAGATGTCGCCGTCGCGTGCGGGGTTCTTCGAGTCCGAAACGGCCTCGCATAGGGCCATCCAGCCTTCGCCGCGCTGCATCTGTTTCACGTCGTGGCGCACGAAGCCCGCGGCGATCGGCATCTCGGCGAATGCTCCTTCGTAGATGTTGTCCATGCGGTTGAAGCGCTGGTTGGCGTCGAGCGAGATGATCTTGGTGAGCGTCACGGGCGTGCCGTCGACATCGAACGGGGCGTAGGTCAATTCGACCGAAGTGCGGATCGGGCCGTTGTCGAGCGTCCGGGCCGTGGCGTAGTTGTGTCCCATCATCCAGAATTTACCGCCGGCGAAGGGCAGCGATGCGCCCGAACCGAGTGTCACGCCCACCTTGTAGCAGTCCATGCCGTCGCCGTAGTTGTGGTGGTAGTTGCCCCGGGCGTACCACTCGTCGATCACCAGTTTGTCGGTGCACTTCACCCATACGTCGATGCCCGGAGTGACGAGTTTCTCGGGAGAGGTTTCGAGCGCCGGGCCGTAGAGGCGGTAGGCCACCTTGTTGTTCTCCCAGGCGTAGTCGTCGTAACGTTCGGGAACCGTGCGGCCGAACGCCTCGGCGGGGTAGTTCTCGCGCTGGCCTGTGACCAGTTTGAACCGCTTGCTTTCCATCGGGTCGGCGTCGGTCTGGAAGATCAGCGCCTGCGGCTCCGTTCCGCCGCGGAAGAGGACCTGCGAGGGGATCTGCTCGTTGTCGTCGTTCAGGACGACGATGTTGTCCGGCGTCACACCTTTGAGCGCGGCGACTTCGGACCAGGCGATTTCGACGGTTTCGTCATCGCGTTCGGTCGGGGTCGTGTTGGCGACTTCGACCTTCAAAGCGGGTGTGCAGGAGGCCATCAGAAGGGCTGCAACCCACATAATCGGGTTTTTCATAAAATTAGAATTGAAGTTTTTCCGTTGTTTGTAGGCAAATTTACAATTTTTCCGTATATTGGTCAACCAAAACGGCAAATATTCTATTTAATTCGGTAATTTTTCATATTCCGAGTGGCGGAAAGTTACTAATTTTACGTTATGAAAAAGAGCCTGATACGTATAGAATTTAACCGCGATACCTTTTATTTTTTATGAAACAGTTCAACGACGACAATTTCCTGTTGCAGACCGAGACTGCGCAGCGTCTTTACCACGACCATGCGGCCAAGATGCCGATCATCGACTACCATTGCCACCTGATTCCCGAGTACGTGGCTTCGGATCACCGTTTCGACAACCTGTCGAAGATCTGGCTCGAAGGCGACCACTACAAATGGCGCGCCATGCGCACCAACGGGGTCGATGAGAAGTATTGCACGGGCAAGGATACGACCGATTGGGAGAAGTTCGAGAAGTGGGCCGAGACGGTTCCCTATACGATGCGCAACCCGCTCTACCACTGGACCCACCTCGAATTGAAGACCGCCTTCGGAGTGACGAAACTGCTCAACCCCGCTTCGGCCCGCGAAATCTACGACCATTGCACGGCGCTGTTGCAGCGTCCCGAATACCACGCCCGCGGCCTGATGCGCCGCTACAACGTCGAGGCGGTCTGCACGACGGACGATCCCGTGGATTCGCTCGAACACCACATCAAGGTCCGCGAGGTCGGTTTTGCGACGAAGATGCTCCCCACGTGGCGTCCCGACAAGGCGATGGCCGTGGAGGTTCCGGCCGATTTCCGCGCTTATATGGAGAAGCTTTCGGAGGTTTCGGGCGTCGCGATCACGAAATTCGCCGATGTGATCGACGCGCTGCGCGTGCGTCACGAGTTCTTCGGGTCGGTCGGCTGCCGCCTTTCGGACCACGGCATCGAGGAGTTCTACGCCGAGGATTATACGCAGGCCGAGATCGACGCTATTTTTAATAAGGTATACGGCGGGCAGACGCTGACGCCCGAGGAGATCCGCAAGTTCAAGACCGCCATGCTGGTCGAGTTCGCCACGATGGACCATGAGGCCGGCTGGACCCAGCAGTTCCACTACGGCGCCATCCGCAACAACAACAGCCGCATGTTCGGCCGGCTGGGTCCCGATACGGGCTTCGACTCGATCGGCGACTTCGCGGTCGGCAGGCAGATGTCGAAATTCTTCGACATGCTCGACCGCAACGACCGCCTTGCGAAGACCATCATCTACAACCTCAATCCGCGCGACAACGAGCTGGTGGCCACGATGATCGGCAATTTCCAGGACGGCCGCTACGGCGCCGGGAAGATCCAGTTCGGATCGGGGTGGTGGT
This Alistipes shahii WAL 8301 DNA region includes the following protein-coding sequences:
- a CDS encoding tetratricopeptide repeat protein, which translates into the protein MKKTILTALAALLVAVPAVKAQKVNKEALLAKIEKSDADIANEKKAAKAATWLARGKAFYEVAVEPTKSIFANMEPTMLKLAVGEPKSTTKETLNGTEYDAWVYPYFTAYVKDNKVVTWKQSKWVLKDAPKKAIEAYNKAYELDPKTAEKVKEGLKQVSDFCSQVGNVGIDSGNYVEAADAYVTAFEAQSSPAYEKADPALLYYAGYLLTVDGSNNPKSFAKGGEYLTKAIDLGYADEEGNIYYYLFHCLYGQKDLDKGNIMKAKDVLLTGIGKFPKNERILDGLMQLYTAEQGVGDPADLIALIDKAIEDNPSNVDLWFGRGRIFYALKDYDQSIESFKKVVELKPDLFEGNYYLGVFYTIKGDALNKEMNEKQYSSQAVYDADLKVVNDVYKEAVPWFEKAHQIKPDDVDTLEFLKSICFRLRDEAGIMEKYNTYNALYKQVKGIE
- a CDS encoding sugar kinase, whose protein sequence is MDRQKIVTFGEIMLRLTPPDYLRFNQTNLFRASYGGSEANVAVSLANYGLQSEFVTRLPDNRVADACIDDLRRYGVRTDAILRGGKRLGIYYMEEAAAMRSSHVVYDRADSAFDTLQPGMIDWDGIFRGASWFHWSGISAAVSAGTAAVCAEAIAAAHAAGLTVSCDINYRKNLWKYGKEPQEVLPPLMEQCDAFFGTDDEYEKVLGMQLPQFAARDTAYRPDTAGYERASAEVAARFPRCRSIVFGLRSVLSANHHLISGTLYTGGRLHSTRVYDIDPVVDCVGVGDAFVGGLLYGMAAHPHDAQFALDFGTAACALKNTVPGDYNQFTAAEVEQLARGSVSGRIAR
- a CDS encoding DUF4861 family protein — its product is MKNPIMWVAALLMASCTPALKVEVANTTPTERDDETVEIAWSEVAALKGVTPDNIVVLNDDNEQIPSQVLFRGGTEPQALIFQTDADPMESKRFKLVTGQRENYPAEAFGRTVPERYDDYAWENNKVAYRLYGPALETSPEKLVTPGIDVWVKCTDKLVIDEWYARGNYHHNYGDGMDCYKVGVTLGSGASLPFAGGKFWMMGHNYATARTLDNGPIRTSVELTYAPFDVDGTPVTLTKIISLDANQRFNRMDNIYEGAFAEMPIAAGFVRHDVKQMQRGEGWMALCEAVSDSKNPARDGDIYLGVILPGAEMLTDTLGHAVAVKAVKPGRTLTYYAGSGWSQGGVEDMKEWIEEIGQAQAAAVTPLKVTVLN
- the uxaC gene encoding glucuronate isomerase, with the translated sequence MKQFNDDNFLLQTETAQRLYHDHAAKMPIIDYHCHLIPEYVASDHRFDNLSKIWLEGDHYKWRAMRTNGVDEKYCTGKDTTDWEKFEKWAETVPYTMRNPLYHWTHLELKTAFGVTKLLNPASAREIYDHCTALLQRPEYHARGLMRRYNVEAVCTTDDPVDSLEHHIKVREVGFATKMLPTWRPDKAMAVEVPADFRAYMEKLSEVSGVAITKFADVIDALRVRHEFFGSVGCRLSDHGIEEFYAEDYTQAEIDAIFNKVYGGQTLTPEEIRKFKTAMLVEFATMDHEAGWTQQFHYGAIRNNNSRMFGRLGPDTGFDSIGDFAVGRQMSKFFDMLDRNDRLAKTIIYNLNPRDNELVATMIGNFQDGRYGAGKIQFGSGWWFLDQKDGMEKQMNALSTLGLLSRFVGMLTDSRSFLSYPRHEYFRRTLCNLVGNDIEQGLLPASEIDFIGREIIEGICYRNAKDYFKF